The following DNA comes from Archaeoglobaceae archaeon.
CACAACTATCTGGGGGGCTTTGGCGTTAAAGGCTGTTGGAGAAGACATCTCGAGATCCGTAGAATGGTTGAAGTCGGCTCAAAATCCAGATGGTGGATTTCCGTGGATCGCTGGAGAACTGAGCGACTGCGATGACACTTCAGCAGCTATACAGGTTTTGATGCTTGCAAAGGATTATAGAGCGGTTAGCAAAGCCATCGAATATCTGAAAACCTGTCAGAACCCAGACGGCGGAATGAGATACTTTGGAGAGTCCGCAAGCAACTCTGCAAGCGATTCATGGGCTATTCAGGCTCTTGTTTCCGCTGGAGAGAATCCGATGGAGTTCAAAAGGAATTCGATAAGCGTTGTTGATCATCTGCTCAGCCTTCAAACCGCAGAAGGTTATTTCAAATACACAAGCTACGAAACTTCGAACCCGGGCTATATGACAACTTCAGCAATCATGGCATTACTTGGCAAATACCATCCGATAAAAATTCTGCCAGTTTACAGCACAAATGTTATCGCTGTTGGCAATGAGACGAAAATATGTTTGCCAATGGATCTTTTCCTTCAAATTTACGTGGATGAGATAACAATCTATACCGCAGAAGGCAAAAACTTAACTGTAAAGATAGAAAAGCTCAGAGAAATCCCAGAGACCTTGAAGCTCGAGAATGCGATAGCATACTTCTCAATAAACGTAGAGCCAAAGAACTTAAGTGGATACATAACATTCTTTGTCCCTAAAGACGCTAAAGAGAATTTTGTATTGGCAAAGTTTGAAGCTGGAGAATGGAGAAAGCTGAAAACCGAACTTTTGGGCTCCGATGAAAATTACAGATATTATAGAGCATTTACCCATGGCTTCAGCTACTTTGCAATTGTCAAGGAATTCGAAGAAAAGCTTCCAGAAATTGAAAAAACAACACCAAAAGTTGAAACAACAATCACAACCCCCACGGTTGCAGAGAAGCCAAAGTCCACTCCGGGCTTTGAGCTGACTTTCGCAATCCTCGCGATTGCCTTGGTTTTCTTAAGGCTGAGAAAATGAAAAAAATATTTGCTTTCATTCTTTTAATTTGCTTAACGGCAATCTTCTGCGTTCAAACTGAACACTCAACAATTCCCAAAACTGAAGAAAAATTCGAATCTGGGTTTGCTTTCAATTTATCTATTGACGATACTGGTTATTCGATAACCGCAGGGAATCCGCAGAGAATTGTCTCGCTTTCTCCAAGCAACACCGAGATACTTTTTGCCATAGGAGCTGGGGATAGAGTGGTTGGAGTCACAGACTACTGCAATTATCCGCCTGAAGTTGCTGAATTGGTTGCAAAAGGCAAAATTCAGAGAATTGGCGGATATTCAACTGTAAACGTGGAGAGAATTATTTCCTTAAAGCCAGATCTCGTCATAGCTTCCTATGGCAATGGATTGGCGACAATAGAAGTGCTTCGAAAATACACAAAAGTAATCGCATTCGATCCGAAGGACATAAGGGGAATTGAAAGATCTATTCTCGCAATTGGCGTTGCCACGGGAAATTACGAAAATGCGGAAAAGATTGTTTCAGAGATGGAAAAGAGAATCTCAGAGATAAAAGCAAGGGAGAAAAGCTACAAAAGGGTTGCACATATTGTCTGGAACGATCCGATATGGGTAAGCGGAAAGGAGACTTTCATCGACGAAGCAATTACGATCGCAGGCGGTATCAACGTTTTTAACTTCTCAGGCTGGAGAATCGTGAGCGTTGAGGACTTGATCAGAGCGAATCCTGAAGTCATAATAGTCAGCAGTGGTAGCGGGATGAGTGGTGGAAGAGATGTCGTTTACGAGTGGGTGATGAGTGACAAGAGATTAAAAAACGTTGAAGCTGTTAAAAATGGAAAAGTGTTTGTTATCGACGCAGACATAATTTCCCGCCCCGGTCCAAGAATTGTTGATGCTTTAGAACAGATTTACCAGCTCCTCAATTCCTGAATTCCTTTCAAGTAGGAAAAAGGTTATATAGCGGGAAAATTCTCGTTACTCATGAGCAGATACGTTCTGGACGAAGAATACCTGCCGAAGAAATGGTATAACGTGATCCCAGATTTGCCTGAAAAGATCCCACCACCACTAAATCCCGCAACGAGAGAGCCAATAAAACCCCATGAGCTTGAACCTGTTTTTCCAAAGGCATTGATCAAGCAGGAAATGAGCGAAGATAGATGGGTCAGAATTCCAGAAGAAGTTTTAGACATTTATAGGATCTATCGCCCTACTCCCCTTATAAGGGCGGAGAGACTTGAAAAGGCTTTGAAAACACCCGCAAAGATCTTCTATAAGTATGAGGGTGTAAGTCCTCCGGGAAGCCATAAGCCAAACACAGCAATTGCTCAGGCTTACTACAACATGAAGGAGGGCATAGAAATGCTCACAACAGAAACTGGAGCGGGACAATGGGGTTCCGCTTTGGCATTTGCAACAAATCTATTTGGCTTGAAGTGCAGGGTTTACATGGTTAAAGCAAGCTACGAGCAAAAGCCATACAGAAGAATTCTGATGGAAACATGGAAGGCTGAAGTAATACCATCGCCAAGCAGGCTTACTGAAAGCGGAAAAAAGATCCTTGAAAAAGATCCGAACTGCCCAGGAAGCCTTGGAATTGCGATAAGCGAGGCGGTTGAGACGGCTGTAAAAAGTAATAACGCAAAATACAGCCTTGGAAGTGTTTTGAACCATGTTTTGCTTCACCAGACGATAATTGGACTTGAGGTTAAAAAACAGCTTGAGTTGCTCGATCTAAAGCCAGATTACATGATCGGTTGTGTGGGTGGGGGAAGCAACTACGCTGGTTTCTGCTATCCTTTCGTAAAAGACGCTTTAAAGGAGAACATCGAACTGATCGCAGTAGAACCAAGAGCGTGCCCATCGCTAACTAAAGGAGAATACAGATACGACTTTGGCGACACTGCTGGCTTGACACCGCTTTTGATGATGTATACTCTCGGACATGACTTCATTCCTCCACCAATACATGCGGGTGGGCTTCGCTATCATGGCATGGCTCCGTCGCTTTGTGTTCTCGTCAAAAATGGGATAATTAAGCCAGTTGCAGTCGGACAGCTCGAAGTATTTGACGCGGGCGTGCTCTTCGCAAGGGTCGAAGGGCTCATTCCCGCTCCAGAGAGTGCCCATGCGGTAAAAGTAGCCATAGACAAGGCTATTGAGGCAAAGAAGACTGGAGAAGAAAAAGTGATCGTCTTTAACCTAAGTGGTCATGGATATTTCGATCTGAAGGCTTACGAGGAATACTTGAGGGGAACTCTCCCAGATACCTGATGCGAGGAGAGTTCGCAATTCTTTTTTCAGCCATCTTAATGGGCACAATATCGATTTTTGTTCGCAACACGGGTAGCGATCCAATTTTTGTAGCATTTATTCGCCTTTCATTTGCCACAATCTTTCTTTTACCGTTTATACTGACCGCAAAAGAGGGTTTAAGAGTAACAAAACTTCACTTAGCTTTGGCGGTTTTTAATCTACTCACGATAGTGTCTTACATCAACGCAATTCAGCAGATCGAGGCAGGAACAGCGGCGTTGCTTCTCTACACCGCACCAATCTATGTTCTAATATTTGCTATCCTCCGGGGAGAGAAAATAGAGAAAAAGACCCTGATTTCACTTCCCTTAGGTTTGTTCGGGCTATACCTGATGCTTTCTCCCTATGCAGAACTCAATTTCGGTTTGATCTCAGGCATAGTTTCCGGAATGAGCTATGCAGTCGTTTTTGCTCTGACAAAAAAGGCTAAAGATTTCTCATCTTTCCAAATAACATTCTTTAATGTATTTTTTGGATCAATAATGCTTTTACCATACTCCCTGCTTAATTTCCACGAATTTCCAGTTCTCTGGGCTATCGGACTCGGTTTAGTGCCAACAGCCATTCCGTTTACACTTTTCATATATGGTGTTAAACGTGTGAAACTGCAGAAAGCTCCGATAATCGCCTTGATCGAACCAGTATTTGCTATTCTGGTTGGATTTCTCTATTTTGGAGAAATTCTCGACACTCTTCAGATACTCGGTGGTATTCTGGTTATAACCGCAACCTCGATCGTTCTTACGCATAGAGCTACTTCCTGAGCTTTCTGAATAGCTTCTCGTTGTTTTTCAAAACGCTCTCCAAATCCCTAACCCCAGCTCCGGCAAGAATTTTCTTAGCCATCGAGTCATTAATTATATCTGTTGGCGAGTGCATGTCTGTGTTTATTACAAGATCGCACGAGAACTTCTCCGCAATCCTTGCCACATGCCCATTCGTAAGGCTATGCCCCCTTCTTGCAGAAATTTCGAGATACACTCCGTTTTCCTTTGCCTTTTCCGCATCGCCATCACTGATCAGCCCTGGATGAGCCAATATGTTTATTTCCTCATTTAAGGCACTTGAATTTGTTCCTTCAGCAACAGGCTCTGCAATCGTTTCCCCATGGACAACAACAATCTCTGCACCTTCTTTCCAAGCAAGTTCAACCGCTCTGCCGATCAGCTCAGGGGGAACATGTGTGATCTCCACGCCAACAAGAAAATCGATCTCGTAATCAAGATCTTTCAACTTTAAAAGGTTTGAAAGCACGAATGAGATATTCGAGAAGTCCGCATGATCCGTGATTGCAAAACCTTCGTTTCCAACTGACGCAATTCTTCTGATCATCTCACTCGGAATCAGATCGCCATCGCTGAACACTGAATGAGTGTGCAGATCGAACATATGAAAACTTTGATATACTAAAGGTAATAAAGTTTTGGTATGGGTGGAATAAGAAGGCTCGTTCTTGATGTCTTGAAGTCCCATGAGCCGTCAAATGTGTTTTTCGCGATAAAGCTGAGCCAAGTAAAGAACGTTGAAGGAGTAAACATAACCCTCTCAGAGATCGACCAGGAGACTGAATCCGTAAAAATCACGATCGTTGGCACAAGCATCGACTACGAAGAGATCAGAAAAGTCATAGAAGATCTCGGAGGGGTTGTGCACAGCATAGACGAGGTCGTGGCAGGAAAGACAATTGTAGAATCCGTCAAGACCGAACAGGACTAAAGATTTTTGAAAAAACCAATCCAATCTCAAAAAGAAGGATCATGGGCAATGCGAGCATCGTTTGTGTGAATATATCAACTGTAGGTGTCGCTATAGCAGCAAGAGCGAAAAATAGGACATAACTGTGCCTGCGATATTGTCTGATGCTTTCGTATTGAAGTATACCATTTCTGACAAGAAAGACCATTATAACCGGTATCTGGAAAAAGAATCCAAAGATGAATGTCAGGAAGAGAACAAAGTTAACGAATTCTGCAAGACTGTAGAGCGGAATCACCCCCTGTGAAACGGTAATGTTGTGCAGAAACTGAATAACAAACCTTATTATGAAAAAGCCGTAGAGTGTTCCAAGAATAAAAAGAACGAGTGAAAAAATCCCATAATAAAGAGTCGAAGTCCTAAGTAATCCTCTAAATTTTAGAGCTTTGCTCGTCAGAAAGAGCAGGTAAGGAATCGCCGAAGCTATGCCCATTGCTATTGAGATCTTTACACTAAGAATCAGAACTTCTGTGGGTGTTAGCACCACGGGTCCAACAAAAGGCGAAACAACCCTGGATATTTTCTTTAGCTCTTCTAATGCAGAGCTCGTGTTTGTCTCATTCTTCAGCACTTCTGCAGATTTTTGCAGTTCTTCTGAAATTCTTTGAATCTCTTCAACACTTAATACGGGCTTTGGATACGTCTCTTCTATGACAAACTGAATTATCATCGGTGTGAAGGGAAAAGAAATTACCACAACTAAAGTCACCAGCGCAAAAATTTTGATCAGATTCCTTCTTATTTCTACCAGTATTCTTGCCCAATTTTCAGCTTCCAATTCAACACCTCAAAGACAATAGGTTTCGTAAACGTATTCCTGAATGCCTTTAAGCGAATTTGCGATGAAGAAGTCTTCCCTCTTTTTTATATCATCATCGAGGAGCTTGTAATTTGAAAACTTAACATCCTTTTCAAGCAATTCCTCTTTTGCAATTCTACTCAGTTCCTTCTCATCCCTTATATCCCTTCTGCATGCGATATCGTAAACAGTCGATACCCAGAACCTGAGCTGTTTCATTGCTCTTTCAGCAATTTCAACACTGTCCCTCTTGAACCCAAAATGAGCAAAGCAAACTCTCTTGCTACCCATTTTCAGAATCTTTTCAAGGGAATTCATGGCTGGTTCGTAGTAAAACTTGGGTGGTGTAGCGGGGCGGAGATAATAGTCATTCTTGAGTGGAATGTGCACTCCCACACATTCACCTATGAATAAAAATTCCCCAAAAAGATAGCTCTGATGATGCGATGCGTGCCCGGGGGTTTCAATGATCTCTATTTCTTTTCCAGCAAATTCTATTTTGCCTCTATAAATATTAGACTCGTCAATTCCAGCTGGCTCCCCATACACTCTCGCAATTTCTCCGATTGTATCTAGAGATGCCTTCCATAGCTTTTCAGGATTTACAAGATGTTTTATAGCACTTTTATGGGCAACAACCTTCGCCTCAGGAAACTTCTGGAGAAATTCGGCAATTCCCCCGGAGTGATCCAGATGAATGTGAGTTAGTAGCACAAATTCAACCTTCTTTATTCCGAGATAATTTAAGGCTTCGAGAAGTTTTGGAATCGTAGCCTTTGGACCAACATCTACAACTGTCGCTGTTGACCCATTTTTGATTACCCAACAGCTTATGAACTTCCTGAATCCTTCCAGATTTTGGGGGAGATCGACAAGGTAAAGGTTCTCAGCGGCTTCGATTATATTCATAGCACTAAGGTTGAGCAAAAGTTAAAATCTTTTTTGGCATAATAAAAAAGACATGGAGTTTAATCCATTCCAGCGAAAGTTTCGAAAAGGTGCCAAGAAAGTCGCATTAGTTTACCCGAACCGCTACGTTGGCGGAGTTGCAAACATAGGGTTACAGCAGATCTACGCTGAAATAAATGAGTTTGCGATCTGTGAAAGATTTTATACAGATGTTTTTGGAGGATTAAGAAGTATCGAAACTCAAACTCCTCTTTCAGAGTTTGATTTTGCTCTTTTCAGCTTACAATATGAGATAGATTACTTCAAAGCAGTCGAAATTCTTAAAGAAAGTGGCTTTAAGGGAATTAAGATTGCCGGCGGTCCATGCGTCATGGAGAATCCAGAGCCGATAAAGAAATTTTTCGACGCTTTTTTTATCGGAGAAGTCGAAGGAAAGCTGGAAGAGATTCTAAGCGTAAAAAGTCCCGAAGAACTTTTCGGTATTGAAGGAATTTACACCGGAAAAGAAGATAAAGTTAAAAGAGTGTATTCAAAGATTGAAAGACATCTTGAAAGTGAAATAATAGCCGAAGGAGCTTATGGGAGATGTTTTCTAATCGAAATTGGCAGAGGATGCATTAGAAAATGCAGTTTCTGCCTCGTTCGTCAGATCTATGCTCCACCAAGATGGAGAAGGCTTGAAGACCTACCTGAAGTTAAAGATGTAAAAAAAGTGGCTTTAATAGCTCCTTCACCCACAGATCATCCCAAATTCAAGGACATCCTGCAGAAATTTGTTGAAAATGGTTTTGATGTCTCCCCAAGCTCTTTAAGAGCTGACAGCTTGGACGAGGAAACAGTAGAACTGCTAAGAATGGGCAATGTTAAGACCATAACACTCGCTCCAGAAACCGCCTCACAAAAGCTTGGAGAGTTTCTTAGAAAAGAAATAAGCTTTGAAGACGTTAAGAGGGCAGTTGAGATCTCTTCAGGAAAATTTGAAAAGCTAAAACTATACTATATGATTGGAATTCCCGGCGAAAGCTTTGAAGACGTTCGTAAAATTGTTGAACAGGCAAATGAGCTTAAGAAATTCATTCCAAATGTAGAAATTTCGGTTAATCCTCTTGTTCCGAAACCGCACACACCATTGCAGTGGCTGAAATTTGGTGGAGAAGGCGGAGTAGAGGAGTTGAAGAAGAAAATAGAACTTCTGGATAAAGAATGCAAAAAGAGTGGAATAGAATTTTCCAAGCCAAGATTAAAAGAATTCGTTCTTCAGACTATTCTTTCTCGAGGAGACGAGAGAGTTTCGGAAATTCTTGAAGGGAAGAGTTATCGTATCTATCTTCAATTTCTAAATGCAATAAACGTTGACGCGAAACTTCCATGGGATTTCATCGATCATGGTTATAAAAAATCAAAGCTCGCGGAAGAATTCGAGAAACTAAAAAAAGTTATTTCTAACGCTTGAGGACTTCGAAGTGCACGATTGTGACAAAATCCGAATCATTTATCTCTCCATATATTCGTTTAAGGGTGTTTATTAGCTCCTCTTTGTTTTCAAAGCCATCTACCTTTGCATCTTCATCATTTAGCTCGGAAGTTCTCTTTACTACAACTTTCTTTACCTTCGCAAGTGCCACAGGTTCATTGTTAACAGTCAGCTCGACTATTTTTCCAACTGGATAACTCCTTATACCCTTTCTTATCGTAGTCCTCTTGGTCCCATTCAAAATAAGAGGAATAAATTCAGAATCGAAGTTTATCTTCTCCATCACTCGAGAACCACAACAGCTTCCGGAGTCTTTAGCCTCAAGTCAAGGGCCTCCATTGCCAAGAATGCAATACTGTCCTGCTCAGGACCAAGCTCTTTTAGCTCGAGCTCATGGCCGATTACAACGTCAAGAACACTCGGTGAGTTTGCAAAAACTATTACTCTATCTTCCACCACTGGAGTCACGATTATGCCTCCGCTAAAGATTTCCCTCAAGACTTCAATGAGCATTTTTCCCCCTTTCTCGTGGACTTTTAGCAATTTCGAAAATCTTTCAGGGCTCAAAATCATTGCATATGGTCCTGCTGAAAACTTTGCTACTTCTCTCATAGCTTTCATTAGCTCGTCCAGGCAATCCTCACTCGTATCCCACTTTCCAAGTTTCATCTTTTTTCCAGCCATGAAACCACAAATTATCTGTTTCTCCTCTGCCATAACAAGCATTTCTCCAGCTTTTACTGCAATTGCAGGATCATAACTACCATCGCTGAGCTCTCGAATACCTACAAGGAGTCTTTGAGTGAGCAAAGGAATTGACCTGTATTCCCGCTTTACAACCTTTACATCTCCTTCAGCAGAAATCAGATCAACTCTGTAAGATTGTGCAGAAACTTTTGTTTTTGGTAATAGATTTACCAACCTTCTTGTCCTAGTAACACCTTCCATAAAGGCATTGCTAAGCGTTGCAAAGTAACCTCCTCCACCATCCAAAGCAGTCTTAATTCCTGTCTTATCCTCTACTTCTTTAAACCCATCCTTTAACTCAGATATCTGTTCAGAATCGAGACTGAGAAGCAATGCAGTGAATTCACCAACATGGGCTTTTTCCTCTCTTGCCACATCGAGAAATATCTTTTTACAGTTCTCGTCCATACTAAATTTCGCCATCTGTTCGTAAAGGTTTATCGCATCCAGTTCAGCAGATATTGCAAGTCTTAAGGCCTCCATCAGCTCTTCCTTTGTGTATGGCTTCTCTCTAACAATCAGAGTCGGATTTATGCCTAGCATAGTGCTGACTTGAACTTCAAAAAATAAAAAGTTTTTGGAAATAATAACCTAATTTCATAATATACTCAAAATAGTAGAGAAAAATTTAAGTTGGGACTGCAAACAAATTTTACATGGAAAAAATTGATAAAATTTTAAGCGATGCTGAGAGGCTTGACTTGGTGTCGCCAGGAAGATTATTTGCCTACGTTTACGAAACCGGTGATGAAGAACTTGACAAGGTTGCCAAGATTGCTCTTGAAAAGTTTTACAACAAAAACATGCTTGACTTTACAGTATACAAGAGTGCAATATTTTTTGAAAGAGCTGTAGTTGAATTTTGCAAGAATCTACTGCATGGAAAGAATGCTTTTGGAACTTTTACATTCGGCGGAACAGAGAGCATAATTCTTGCGGTTCTTTCTGCGAGAAACAATTTCTGGAAAAGAATGGGAAAAAATAAAATCCCGCAACTCGTCGTTCCTTTTACAATTCATTCATCGTTTTTCAAAGCGGCGCACTATCTTGGGCTCAAAGTCAAAGTATTCGATGTCGATGAAAATCTAAAGGCAGACGCTGAAAGTCTAAAGTCTATAATAGGAAGTGAAACCGCTCTTATTGCTATTTCCGCTCCAAACTGGCCTTTTGGAACTATTGATCCCGTTAAAGAAATCGCTGAAATAGCTCAGGATAAAGGGATTCTTTTACATGTTGATGCTTGCCTTGGAGGGTTCATACTTCCCTTCTTCGAAAAGCTCGGTGAAAAAGTCGAGCCCTTCGACTTTAGAGTTGAAGGTGTTACTTCGATCTCAGCGGACGTTCATAAATACGGCTACGCTCCAAAAGGTGCTTCAGTTGTGCTTTTCAACTCAGATGAGCTCAAAAAGGATTCGATATTTGTTAACACCTCTAATCCAGGCTATATTTTTATAAATACCGGGGTTCTTTCGTCCCGCTCTCTTGGCCCCTTAGCTTCTGCCTTTGCTGTTATAAACTATCTGGGCGAAAAAGGCTACATTAAACTTGCAAAAGATGTATTGATTGCAAGAGATAAAATATATATGGGAATGAAATCGCTTGGCTTCAAAAGTGTTGCTCCAATTGAATCTTCGATTCTTAGCCTATATTGCAACGAGATAGACATGATTTCATTTGTGAGCACCATGAGAGATATGGGGTGGCATTTCCATCTGCAAAGAGGTTTTGAAAAATACAATATTCCGACGAATATACATCTAACAATCTCGCCTATACACAGAAAAACTGCTGAAGAATTCCTTCATGACGCAAAGAAGGCATTGGAAACAAAGAAGGAAATTAAAATAAATGAAATTCAAATTGAAAAAGTGCTCGAAGAATTTAAGAGTGGAAAAATAGACTCGAGCATCGCGCCTCTGCTCGTCGGACTCTTCGAACCTGAAGCAGTAGATGAAATTGTTAAAAATTTAGTTATAGGGCTCTATGGGTGAGTTTTATGAAAAATCTCCTCATTTTAGGATTCATTTTGATAACCTTCGCATCACAATCTATATGGGTGACTTTTTCTCCTGTAGTGACAAACGTGGCGGAAGATTTGAAAGTCTCCAAGGAACTTGTGGGGTATCTTGCTGTCCTTTATCCCGTATTTTTCCTAATTTTAACGATCCCATGTGGCATCCTGCTTGACAAAAACTTCCGTTTCTGGCTAACTTTTGGTGCATTCATGACGTTTCTTGGTGGATTTGGCAGAATTTTCATCCCATATTCATACTTATGGCTATTTATTTGCCAGCTTTTTTCAGCAATCGGCCAGCCTTTTCTGCTAAATGGGTTTGTTCCCTTTGCCTCAAGACTATACGAAGAGAAAAGAGCTCTCGTTGTTTCAATACTCAGTCTTTCAATGTATCTTGGAACGATTTTTGCCCTCGCAACAGGATATGCTCTGTATACTGATGGCGGAATACAAATGCTGATTTTGCCCAGCGCCGTAATTTCGCTTTTGGGTATAACAATATTCGCTTTCGGAATTTCAAAGTTTGTAAACACTAAAAAACAGGCTGTTTTCAAATTTGAGCCCAGAGAAGTTATAACAAAGAAAGATTTGTGGACTATCGGCTGTATACTTGGATTGGGGGTTGCTGCCTTTGATAACTTGGCCACTTGGCTTCAACCGGCGCTTGAAACCGTAAAACTTGGAGAAATTGCCGGGGATGCTGTAGCGTTGGCCATATTCTTTGGTCTAATCGGTATAACGTTTATTCCGAGCCTTGTTTCCAAAGCAAATCTTAGAACGTTCTACATCAGAACAATAATTCCGCTTATAGCGATTTTCTTCCTAATTCTTTCAAATTATCATGAAAAGATGGCAGTCTA
Coding sequences within:
- a CDS encoding MFS transporter; the protein is MKNLLILGFILITFASQSIWVTFSPVVTNVAEDLKVSKELVGYLAVLYPVFFLILTIPCGILLDKNFRFWLTFGAFMTFLGGFGRIFIPYSYLWLFICQLFSAIGQPFLLNGFVPFASRLYEEKRALVVSILSLSMYLGTIFALATGYALYTDGGIQMLILPSAVISLLGITIFAFGISKFVNTKKQAVFKFEPREVITKKDLWTIGCILGLGVAAFDNLATWLQPALETVKLGEIAGDAVALAIFFGLIGITFIPSLVSKANLRTFYIRTIIPLIAIFFLILSNYHEKMAVYMFIAISGFLMLPAYPIIMDWIGKFHKKELHGSATGFVGLVSRAISVALMLMAPQFIHSATAYFLFLTVVVAIAFVFSILMPNDRKISQKQK